A region of the Campylobacter subantarcticus LMG 24377 genome:
TTTTGGTAGATTTATCCTTTTTTATAGAAAGATATAACACTTTAAAACATATCAAAGATATGACTCCTGAAGAATTAGCTAAAAGATTATGTGTTTGAGTCTGTTAAAAGAAATAGAGATTATTTATATAGAGTCTATGTTTATGACTGCGAACCATTAAATAAAAATGTTCCTATACCGCCCATAGAAAAAACAGATAAATCATTAAATCTTGGAAAAACCGATACTTTTAAATTTAGAACTAGATTATTAGATTGTTTAAGACAGCAACCATATTTTGCTGTAAGATTGGGCGAGATTGATGAAAATAACTTCCAATGGAAAATCAAAAATTATGATAAATTTAAACAACTTTTATATAAAGAGATAGAAATCGATAGTTTAACTGAGGATGATTTTGTTTTAGATATTAGGCAAAAAGGTGTTGATATGAAAATAGGACTAGATATTGCTACTTTATCTATAAAAAAGCAAATTGAAAAAATCATTCTTATCACTGCAGATAGTGATTTTATACCAGCTATAAAACACGCAAGAAAAGAAGGGGTTATTGTTCAGTTAGATCCTATGAGAGTTTCAAATTCTCAAATCAAAAAAGGTTTATTAGAGCATATAGATATTCTTTCATCAGTCTTTAAAAATACTAGCAATTCTTAATTACACAATTCACATTATAAATTTATACAAGTTTTAGAAATATTTACATTTTTGGAACAATTCTTGCTTTTATTTTGCTAAGCAATAGAAGATTGTGAGATATTCACAAAGCAATATTTTTTAAAGGATTTAATCATGATGAGATCTCTTTGGGCTGGAGTTTCAGGGCTCCAAGCACACCAATACGCAATGGATGTAGAAGGTAACAACATCGCAAATGTTAATACTTTTGGTTTTAAGTATTCTCGTGCGGATTTCTCAACACTTATGAGTCAAACATCCAAAATAGCCACAGCTCCAGATGGAGACTTAGGTGGTAAAAACCCTATGCAAGTAGGTCTTGGAGCAGGTGTAAATTCTACTACAAGAATACATTCTCAAGGTAATATCCAAACTACAGACAAAAATACAGACTTAGCTATAAATGGAGATGGATTTTTCATCGTATCAAACGATGGTGGAACTACTCAGTTTTTTACTCGTGCAGGGGACTTTAAAACCGATGCAGTAGGAAATTTTGTAGATAATAACGGCTACACAGTCCAAGGGTGGAATTACAATCAAGAAACAGGACAAATAGATTCTTCAAAATCAGTAGAAGATATAGTCATCCCACCTGGTATGAGTATGCCAGCTAAAGCAAGTACTGTGGTGAGTCTTACTGCAAATTTGGATAGTGGTAATAGTTTGGGTTCAAATGCTTCTGCTAAACGCCCTATCTATGCTCTTGATTCTACTCATGGTAAAAGAAATGATATAGGTAAAGATATAAATGAAAATGATAGAGGCCATACAGAATTTTACACTACTTCTAAAAGTGGAGCCCAAGTAACCGAAAAAGGTGTGGATATGGGTGTAGTATTTAACGCTCAAGGTGAGGGCTTAAACCTACGCGATGGACAAGGTATTTGGGTAAGTTATGCAGATGCTAAGCATACATCAAATGTAAAAATGGATAAAGATTTACCATCAGATCCTACCAAATGGGAGCAAAATCAAACTTATACTTTTTGGGGTTATGAAGGAGGCGGAGAAGCCGTTTTAGATATAACCATCAATGGAGTTCGCATTGAAGCAAAGGGTGTGGGTAAAGATACTTTTTTAAATGCTATCAATGCTAAGACAGCTGAAACAGGAGTGGTAGCTTCTATAGTGAATAATCAATTTGTATTCACTAATGATAATAGCACCGGAACCACAGCAAAATCTAAAAATTTAGATATTACAGTAGGTGGCGAAAATACAGTGGGTTATCAAGTTAGAGTTAATCAAAAAGTTGAAAATAATGTAACTCCAGATCAAGCACTTCAAGTTAATGCTACTGCTTTTAATAACAATCCACAAGCAGCTATTTTAGGAACAACTGAAAATAATCAATTCAAAAACAGCGTTCAAGTGGTAACTGCTCATGAGTATATCTATAGTAAAAATGGAGTAGACATAGGGCCAAATCCAAATCCGGGTGCAAATCCACCAGCTAATGCAAATATGCCAACTGCGAATGGTCAAAGAAGGTTTCATACTACTGAAGACTTAAGAGAGCTTTTGCAAAGAGATGCAAGATGGGGTGTGGATTATGATGGTGATGGCTCGTTGGAAAATATAAACAATGGTGATGCTAAAGGAGAAGATGCTAATCCTTTAGTGGAAGTAGTAGTAGAAAGCGATGGTAGGTTTAAAATCACCAATCCTACAGGTGGCAAAGATATGACTTTTAAAGTTACAGGCTATTCTAATGAAGCAAATAAAATCGCTACAAATGATAAATTCACAGCGATGTTTAGTGCCTTAGATGGAAATTTCAACGCAGGAAATAATGAAAAATACTCTCAAGACATGTATTTATCAGCGCATACTGCGAGTATAGAAATTTTTGATTCTTTGGGAAGTAGGCATGAATTAACTGTTCAATTTACTAAAGAAACTAAAACTGCAGATGGTGGGGCTGAATGGTCCATCATCATTTCAGTTCCTGAACCTGCTGAGATTAATTTTAGTGGAGATGGAGCTCCAGGAAATATTTTAGTGGGTAATTTAAAATTTGGAAATGATGGCTCTTTACAAAGTTATACTCCAAATGTGATCAATTTTACAGGAAATAACGGCTCAAAACCTGATCAAGTAGTAAAACTTGACTTTGGAACAACTGGAGCTTTTAATGGTTTAACAAGCTATGATAAAGACTCAGCCACTACAAAACAAGAAACAGACGGATACACAGGCGGTAATCTAAAGCCAGATGCGTTAAGAACAGATGAAAATGGTTATGTGTATGGAGAATTTACAAATGGAAAAACTCTAGCTTTAGCTAAAGTAGCACTTGCATCTTTCCCAAATAATATGGGTCTTGAAGAAATGGGCAATAACCTTTTCAAAGCTACTGCAAACTCAGGAACTCCTACCATAGGACATGCTGGAGAAGGTGGTAGAGGAGGATTAAAATCTTCTGCGATAGAGATGTCGAATGTGGATTTGAGTCGTTCATTAACTCAGCTTATCGTTATACAAAGAGGATATCAAGCAAGTTCTAAGACTATCACTACAAGTGATCAGCTTTTAAATACTTTGCTTCAATTAAAACAATAATTCTAACCCAAGGTTTTAAAGCCTTGGGATCAAGCTTTACAAGGTTATCGAGGTAGCCTTGTAATACTTGATAGCCTTGAAGCCTTCAATCTATTGCTAACTCACTTCTTTTTTGCCTTAAGGAGTGGGTAGCATGATTTGTATATCGACAAAATAAAATAAAATTTTATGAGCTTTGATTTTTAAAATTTATCATTAGTGGTTCTAGCCATTTAGTGGTTTCAAATACTTCTAGTTTGTTGTTTTTAAATTCTAAGAGTTTTTTATAATTTTGAGTATTGTCAAAAATAGTGATGTGATTGCAAAATTTTGCAATGATGTTAAAATTTTTTAAAGACTCGTGGTATCTTTTTTCTATGAGTTCTTCTTTTATATCGTGTCCACCCTTAGCCACGCGAATCTTAACTCTTTGTTTTGCTGTGCTTGGAGAATCCAATCCTATATAGTAAAGGTTTATAGTGTAAGAATTTTTTTGTAACTTTTTGAATAAAGATAAAATACTAGTGCCACAAAGTGTAGTTTCTTGGTTAAAATCATAAGCTTTTTTGATATAGTTTTCACGCATTTTAATGGCTATCCTTGAAGCTCTAAATTGATCTTCTTGATTTTTCCAATCGCCAAAACTACTTACAATCTCATCGATGTTGATTCTAAGCCCAAAATCTTTGCTTTTTTCAAGTTCATTATAATATAAGGTAGTTTTTCCAGATCCATTAACTCCTGCAAAAATAGTAGCTATTTTTTTCATTGATAAAGCCTTTGTTGAATGATGTGAAATTTTAACATAAATTGTTTATAAGCATTTTGAAAACAAATATAAAGTTTTTTCACAAATACACGATATAGCTAGTGAATCTTTTCAAAAATATTGCTTAATTAAGTGCGAGAAATCGCACTTAACTTCTTTTTGATTTTATTTAACTTTCTTTTATTGGTTAATCTTAAATACGAAACTAAAGATAAAAATGCACAAGTGCCTAAAATAACTGATAAAAATATAGGTGTATTCGCATTTAAAAGACTGACAAAAAATGCCATCATGCCTGCCATGGCAAATTGCGCTCCACCTAAGAGCGCTGAAGCACTTCCTGCGTTTTGTTTTGATCTTGCCATAGCTAAGGTTGTAGTATTTGGCAGGATAAAGCCTAAGCTTGCTATGATAAAGCACAAAGGAATTTCAAAAACCCAAAAGCCTAAATCAAAAGTTGCTCCTAAAATGAGTAAAAAAGTTAAAAAAGTAATCATCATAAGTGCTCTAGGGAGTATATAATAAGGAGAAAATCTAAGGACTAATCTTGCATTGATGTTGGCACATATAACAAAACTTAAAGCATGCGCTCCAAAAAGTGCGGCATATTGTTGAGGGCTAAGCTCAAAAAAACGCGTAAAAACAAAAGATGAGCCAGTTAAATAAGCAAAAAATCCCGCAAAGATTAAATTGCCACAAAGTAAATATGCCACAAAACGACGATCTTTTAAGACTTTTTTGTAACTTTTCGTAACTTCCTTGTGATTGAATGTTTTATTTTGAGTGTTGTGGTTGCTTTCCTTAAGTGCAAAAATAACAAGTAAAAATAAAATAAACCCTAAGATGAATAGTGTCAAAAATATACTACGCCAAGAAAAAAATTCTAGCAAAATTCCGCCAAAGGTAGGAGAGAGCATAGGAGCTAAAGAAGTAAAAACCATCATTAAAGCATAAACTCCTGCTGCTTCTTTAAGCTCAAAAACATCATTTACTATAGCCCTTGCTACGACTACGCCCACACAACCTCCCAAAGCTTCAAAAAAACGCAAAGCTATAAAAGCATGAATGGAATCAACCAAAACACAAGCAATACTTGAAGAAATGAAAATAAAAAGTCCTATATATAAGGGTTTTTTTCTGCCATATACATCACTTAATGGCCCATAAAAAAGCTGACCTAAAGAAAAGGCTATGAAAAAACTTGCAAGGGAAAGTTGAGTATAAAAAGAATTGGTTTGAAAGCTTTTTTCTACTTCATTTAGTGCAGGTAAATACATATCAGTTGAAAGTGGCGCTATGGCAGACAAAAAGCCTAGTATGAAAATGAGTTTGATTTTTTCAAAACCTTTGATTTGCGTGTGCTTTTGCATATGAAGTCCTATGATTTTTTTATCATTGTATAGCAAAAAGTCTAAAATAAATAATAATTTACATTTTTTAAAGGCAAATAAGATAAAATTAAACTAAAAATAATCAAGGAAAAGTTATGAATATGCCTTTTAGTGATGAGGAGTTAATCGAACCTGTCAAAGCAAGTTTGGCTAAAACCATGCATATTTTAGAAAATGATGGCGGGGGACTTGATTTTTTGGGTGTTAAAAATGGTGTAGTTTATGTGAAGTTAATCGGAGCTTGTCATGGCTGTCCTTCAAGTGGAACAACTTTAAAATACGGATTAGAAAAGCAGCTTAAAATCGACATACATCCAGATATCACCATAGTAAATTTAGTAGGTGGAGAAAGCGAATTTGCAAAATTATAAAAAAATAGCCATAGAGTGTTTTTATAAAAAAGATTTTAAAAATGCCAAGATGTATTTTTCTCTTGCGTATGAAAAGCATAAAAATAAAAGGCTTTTAACTTTTATCAATATTTGCGACTTAGCGTTAAAAAGCCCTGAAGAAGCGTTTGTGTTTTTTGAATTTTTTATGCAAAATTATAAAAATACTAAAGTAGATAAAGACTTAGAAAAACTTATTAATCTTAGTCAAAGTGTGCAGTATGAAGAAGATAGTGAGGATTTTGAAGGTTTGAGTTATCAAGATTTTTTATTTAGTGAAGCAAAAGTTGGATTTAAACAAGCTTTGGAAAATGTTATAATATCTAATAAACTTATCATTAATGATAAAGAAGATTTTGTGGATTTTTTAGAAAAGCTTTTAGAACATGGTTATAAAGATATGCTTGTTGCTTATATGGAAGATGTTTCGGCGCATTTTTATTCTAATTATAGATTTATCAAGCTTAGTGAGAAAATCAAGGAATTAAATTATGATAGTAAGGATTGATAATACTTTTATTTGTGATAATTCTAACGAATGTGAAAAAGGGTGTTATTTTTTAAAAACTGCACAAAATGAAAAATTTCTTCATCAGGCTTTAGAAAAAGAAGCAAAGATTATCAGTATTGATGAGGTTAAAAAGCTTTTAAATATCGATGAAAATATCCAAATTATAGGCATTACAGGAACCAATGGTAAAACAACCACCGCAGGTGCGATTTATTCTATTTTGCTTGATTTGGGTTATAAATGTGCTTTGATGGGAACTAGGGGAAGTTATATCAATGATAAAAATATCGCTCCAAAAGGCTTAACTACTGCTCCTATTTTGCAAACTTTAGAACTTTTGTCTTTAGCATCCAAGGAAAAATGTGAATTTTTAATCATGGAAGTAAGTTCGCATGCTTTGGTGCAAAACCGTATTGAAGGACTTGAGTTTAAGGCTAAAATTTTTACTAATATCACTCAAGATCATTTAGACTTTCATGGAAATTTTGAAAATTATAAACAAGCAAAAGAAAGTTTTTTTACCGATGAGTGTATGAAATTTATCAACAAAGATGCAAAAGCTATTAATTTTAATGTTAAAGGTGCTTTTACTTATGGAGTGGAAAATCCAAGCTATTATCACATCAAAGCTTATGCTTTAAAAAATGGCATAGAAGCGGTAGTAAATTTTGGCAAAGAAAATTTTATGATTGACTCTTCTTTGGTGGGACTTTTTAATCTTTATAATCTTTTAGCTGCAAGTGCTTGTGTGAATGAACTTGTTAAGCCAAATTTAAAAGAGCTTGAAAAGGCTATTGGTAATTTTGGTGGCATAGAAGGTAGAATGCAAGTGGTTGCAAAAGATGTGATTGTAGATTTTGCACATACACCAGATGGTATAGAAAAGGTTTTAGATACTTTAAAATATCGCAATTTGATTGTGGTTTTTGGAGCGGGTGGAAATAGAGATAAAACCAAGCGTCCTTTAATGGCAAAAATTGCAAAACATTATGCTAAAACACTCATCATTACAAGCGATAATCCTCGCTTTGAAGAGCCCATGGATATTATTAGTGATATTTTAAGTGGTGTAGAAAAAGATGAAAGCATTCTAGTAGAATGTGATAGAAAAGAAGCGATTAAAAAAGCTTTAAAACTTAAAACAAAAGATGATTTTGTGGTGATTTTAGGTAAGGGTGATGAAACTTATCAAGAAATTAAGGGTGTAAAATACCCTTTTAATGATAAAGAAGCAGTATTAGAGATATTAAATGAAGGAAAATAAATGTTTGAAAATATGGATTTTTCTAAAATGGGTGAGCTTTTAACTAAGGCTCAAGAAAAAGCAAATGAATTAGAGCAAGAAGCTTTAAAAAAAGAATTTAGCGCAAAAAGCGGTGGTGGCTTAGTTAAAGTTAGTGCAAATGGTAAAGGCGAAATTATCGATATAAACGTTGATGATTCTTTGCTAGAAGATAAAGAATCAATGCAAATTTTATTAATAGCTGCTATTAATGATGTGTTCAAAATGGTAGAACAAAATAAAAAATCAATGGCTAGTAATTTATTTAGCGGAATGGGAATGCTATGAGAATTTTGCTTTGTATTTTAGGTATAGTTGGATTGGTTTTTGCTATACCAAGACCGACTTTTAATGATTTTTTGGGTTGTTATGAAAAAAATAAAGCTAGTATGTTGATTTATGAAGGCTTACCTGCTTTTGCTTTAAATGAAAATACTTTAGCAGTAGTTAAAACTAAAAATGCAAAATTAAACAGTTATGCCAAATATGATCCTTTTTTAAATTTGTATTTAGTAAAAACTGATTTTAGTTTAATCCCTGCACCTATGGGAAATGAAGAAGATTTAACACGCAATAGCTGGGTGGGAATTTTAGATAATAATCAAAGCTATATAGGGCATTTGAAGTATTTTGGACAAAACTTAACAGAACGCGATCAGCTTGATTTTACTTCTAAGATCGGAGAATTAAATTCGCCTTGTTGTAAAATGCTAGGTATTACTTTAGATAATGGTAAGCTTATAGGAAATCGTTATTTAAAACATTTTGCAAAATATCCTGATGTATATTGGGGTGATATCGGTGTAGATTTTGATATGCGTGATGGTAAAATTTATGTTAAAAATGTACGCAAAAACGGACAATTTTTACTTAATGATGAGTTAGTTAGTGTGGATGGTCAAGTTTATGATGATCTAAGAAAACTGAATGAGAAAATTTTATTTGCTGATCGTGGTGCAACTTTATACTTTAATGTATTAAGAGATAATAAAGATGTTAATATCTCCACTATGGTTTTTGATAAGGATTTGGGTATATTTGCTAAACCTAAAAAAGTGGTTCAAGCTAAGCCAAGTTCTTTTTATAGCAATATAGGATTACGCGTAGATATGAAAATGAATGTTACAGAAGTCACTCCAAATTCTAAAGCACAAATGGCTGGATTTTTAAAAGGGGATAAAATCCTAAGAATTAATAATCAAAAAATCAATAATTTCAATGAACTTCAAGCCATATTAACTCAAGCTAATACTTTTGATGTTTTAATCTCAAGACAAGCGACAAATATCCCTTCGGCTATAAATAATGATTTTGAACATTTTAATAAAGGATATTTTGACTTTTTTATAAGGTTAAATAAGTGATTTTGCAAAAATTCAAACAACATTTAGAGCAAAACTTTCCCAAAGCAGAGGGTTTTCATCCTTTTTTCAATGAGGCTTTAAAATGGATGCTAGAAGCTGGTGGAAAGCATTTTAGAGCCCAACTTCTTTTGGGTATAGTTAATGTAAAAAATTCTACTTTGCTTGATAAAGCTTTAAATGCTGCCTTGGCTTTGGAATTTATCCATACTTACTCTTTAATACATGATGATTTACCTGCTATGGATAATGCTTCTTTGCGTAGAGGAAAACAAACTTTACACAAAAAATATGATGAAACCACTGCTATTTTAGTGGGTGATGCTTTGAATACTGAAGCTTTTTTACTGCTTTCAAGGCTTGACTTAAAAGAAAGTGTAAAAATAAAACTTATAGAAAGCTTAGCTTTTAATGCTGGGCTTGGTGGTATGATCATCGGTCAGGCGATTGATTGTTATTTTGAAGATCAGCTGCTAAATTTAGAACAAGTTGAGTTTTTGCATATTCATAAAACTGCAAGATTAATCGCAGCGGCTTTAAAAATGGGTTGTGAAATTTGTGAGTTAGATGAAAAAGAATGCGAGCAAATTTATGAAATAGGACTTTTGATAGGGTTAGTTTTTCAAATTAAAGATGACATTATCGATGCGACTTTAGATACTCAAGAAGCAGGTAAGCCAACTCATAATGACTTGCACAAAAATTCTTTTGTGAAACTTTTGGGTTTAGAGGGTGCTAAAAAGGCAAAAGATGATAAAATTGCATTATGCGAAGAAAAAATGAAAAATTTAGATTCTAAGCTTGCTAATGAGCTTCAAATTTTGATTGATAAATATTTAAAGGGTTAAAAATGTTACAAAAACAAGCTAATACGATAAGATTTTTATGTGCAGATATGGTGCAAAAAGCAAATTCAGGTCACCCAGGCGCTCCAATGGGTTTAGCAGATATTATAAGTGTTTTAAGTACCCATTTGGTACATAATCCAAAAGATCCAACTTGGTTAAACCGTGATAGATTAGTTTTTTCAGGCGGTCATGCAAGTGCCTTGCTTTATAGTTTTTTACATTTGAGTGGTTATGATATAAGTTTAGAAGATTTAAAAAATTTCCGCCAATTACACTCTAAAACTCCAGGCCATCCTGAAATTTTTACCCCAGGAGTTGAGATTGCTACAGGGCCTTTAGGACAAGGTATTGCAAATGCGGTGGGTTTTGCTATGGCTGCTAAAAAAGCAAGCTTGCTTTTGGGCGAAGATATTATCAATCACAAAGTGTATTGTTTATGTGGTGATGGAGACTTGCAAGAAGGAATTTCTTATGAAGCTTGTTCTTTAGCAGGCGTGCATAATCTTGATAATTTAATCATTATTTATGATAGCAATAATATTTCAATCGAAGGTGATGTGGCAATCGCCTTTAATGAAAATGTAAAAGAGCGTTTTAGAGCGCAAAATTTTGAAGTACTTGAAATAGATGGGCATGATTTTGAGCAAATTGACTTAGCGTTAAAAACTGCTAAAGAAAGTAAAAAGCCTTGCTTGATTATCGCACATACTACCATAGCAAAAGGCGCTTTGGATCTTGAAGGAAGTCATCATTCTCACGGAGCACCTTTAGGTGAAGAGCTTATTAAAAAAGCAAAAGAAGCTTTAGGTTTTGATCCACAAAAAACTTTTGAAATTCCAGAAGAGGTTAAAATTCGCTTTAGCGGGGCAATAGAACTTGGAGATTTAGCACAAGCTAAATGGCAAGATAAGGTTAATAAGCTTGATCCTTCAAAACAAGCTTTGTTAAAAGAGCTTTTAGATCCTGATTTTTCAAAAATACAATTTCCTGATTTTAAAGGACAAGATCTAGCTACTAGAGATAGCAATGGTATGATTTTAAATGCTATAGCTAAAGCCTTACCGGGATTTTTAGGTGGTAGTGCAGATTTAGGCCCATCAAATAAAACTGAACTTAAAGATATGGGTGATTTTCCAAATGGTAAAAATATCCATTATGGCATAAGAGAGCATGCAATGGCTGCGATATCAAATGCTTTTGCAAGATATGGTTTGTTTATGCCTTATTGTGCTACATTTTTTATATTTAGTGAGTATTTAAAACCTGCTGCAAGAATAGCAGCTTTGATGAAAGTTAAACATTTTTTCATCTTTACTCATGATAGCATAGGGGTTGGTGAAGATGGTCCAACACACCAACCTATAGAGCAGCTTAGTACTTTTAGAGCTATGCCAAATTCACTAACATTTAGAGTAGCTGATGGGGTTGAAAATGTAAAAGCATGGCAAATAGCACTTAAAACTAATATGCCAAGTGTTTTTGTTTTATCGCGTCAAAAATTAAGTGCTTTAAGTGAGCCTATTTTTGGAGATGTGGAAAATGGGGCTTATTTGCTAGAAGAAAATACCAATGCGCAATTTACACTTTTAGCTAGTGGTAGTGAGGTGTCATTGTGTCTAAAAGTAGCTAAGCTTTTAAAAGAAAAAGGCGTGATTGCGAATGTGGTTTCTATGCCATGTTATGAATTATTTATCGCTCAAGAAAAATTATACAAAGAAAGAATTTTACAAGGTAAGGTTATAGGTGTGGAAGCTGCAAATTCAAACGAGCTTTATAGAATTTGTGATGAGGTGTATGGTATAGAAAGTTTTGGTGAAAGTGGAAAAGATAAAGATGTATTTGAGTATTTTGGATTTAGTGAAGAGAAGTTAAGCTCTTATATTTTAAGTTTATGTGATGAAAAATAAAATCATCAAAGATGTTAAAAATCAAGAATGCATTTTTAGCGTCTTTGGTATATGGGATAAAACTAGCGTAGGAAAATTGGAAAAATTAGATTTTCCTACTCAAAAAAATATTATTTTTGATTTTGCAAATTTAGATTTTATAGACACTGCTGGGATTAGGTATTTTTTAGCTTTAGAAAATGAGTTAAAGCAAAAAGATTTTGAGCTTAGTAGGATAAATCTCAAAAGCGAACATGCTAAACTTTTTGAACTTTGTCAAAAACATTACAAAAGCTTTCATAATTCTCATGAAAATAAAAAAACAATCAAAGATTTTTTTGAAAATTTAGGAAAAAAAGTTGTTGATTGTTTTGTGCTTTTAGTGCAGTTTTTAAATTTTATAGGGCTTATTAATTATACTTGTTTAAAAACACTTTTAAATCCTAAAAAACTTCGTTTTAAAGCATTTTTATATCATGTAGAAAATAGTGCCATTAATGCTTTGCCTATCATTATGTTAACTTCATTACTTGTAGGTGTGGTACTTGCTTATCAAGCTGCGTATCAACTTGCACAATTTGGTGCGAATATTTATATTGTTGATTTAATGGGAATTTCTGCTACTAGAGAACTTGCACCGTTAATTAGTGCTATTGTTATTGCAGGAAGAAGTGCAAGTTCTTACACAGCTCAAATTGGAG
Encoded here:
- the tkt gene encoding transketolase is translated as MLQKQANTIRFLCADMVQKANSGHPGAPMGLADIISVLSTHLVHNPKDPTWLNRDRLVFSGGHASALLYSFLHLSGYDISLEDLKNFRQLHSKTPGHPEIFTPGVEIATGPLGQGIANAVGFAMAAKKASLLLGEDIINHKVYCLCGDGDLQEGISYEACSLAGVHNLDNLIIIYDSNNISIEGDVAIAFNENVKERFRAQNFEVLEIDGHDFEQIDLALKTAKESKKPCLIIAHTTIAKGALDLEGSHHSHGAPLGEELIKKAKEALGFDPQKTFEIPEEVKIRFSGAIELGDLAQAKWQDKVNKLDPSKQALLKELLDPDFSKIQFPDFKGQDLATRDSNGMILNAIAKALPGFLGGSADLGPSNKTELKDMGDFPNGKNIHYGIREHAMAAISNAFARYGLFMPYCATFFIFSEYLKPAARIAALMKVKHFFIFTHDSIGVGEDGPTHQPIEQLSTFRAMPNSLTFRVADGVENVKAWQIALKTNMPSVFVLSRQKLSALSEPIFGDVENGAYLLEENTNAQFTLLASGSEVSLCLKVAKLLKEKGVIANVVSMPCYELFIAQEKLYKERILQGKVIGVEAANSNELYRICDEVYGIESFGESGKDKDVFEYFGFSEEKLSSYILSLCDEK
- a CDS encoding MlaE family lipid ABC transporter permease subunit, producing MIKDVKNQECIFSVFGIWDKTSVGKLEKLDFPTQKNIIFDFANLDFIDTAGIRYFLALENELKQKDFELSRINLKSEHAKLFELCQKHYKSFHNSHENKKTIKDFFENLGKKVVDCFVLLVQFLNFIGLINYTCLKTLLNPKKLRFKAFLYHVENSAINALPIIMLTSLLVGVVLAYQAAYQLAQFGANIYIVDLMGISATRELAPLISAIVIAGRSASSYTAQIGVMKLTDEIDAMKTMGFKESEFIILPRVLALAFAMPLVVIVADILSIIGGIVVAWFSLEISVSEFMGRFKEAVELRHILIGLIKAPIFGFLIASIACFRGFFVQKTTESIGVYTTKSVVNAIFWVIAFDAIFSIFLTKAGF